From Anomalospiza imberbis isolate Cuckoo-Finch-1a 21T00152 chromosome 14, ASM3175350v1, whole genome shotgun sequence, a single genomic window includes:
- the IRS4 gene encoding LOW QUALITY PROTEIN: insulin receptor substrate 4 (The sequence of the model RefSeq protein was modified relative to this genomic sequence to represent the inferred CDS: deleted 5 bases in 4 codons), whose protein sequence is MHLSPALPPRSVCEARIGCRADRSTLLPITVGPASFPSIGNTPAHRCQPGATAACHWSAALSVLLSPASPDRAQRSPPLLLLRSLIGWLAKDCRFLLALPVPLWRAARSARRCPLAPRAGAPPAAAPPSAVSRDVFAAVPPPPPVSASGRSDRGKRGRAGGTGGTARFPCTGRFSGERGFPLPALCPVPGGTGPCVAPKMASGMNGSGGGGGGSSEEEPGARHTGGGAAPQQEPGVLGAAAGEGEPAASEGGRCPSPQPHHLLLLLRRSPSASLCTAPEAAPAPGRAVPSAGRGGQPPPAGRGAGEDVRKCGYLRKQKHGHKRYFVLRAESHLAPARLEYYDSEKKFKSSLRAAGAGGAAALCCPPPKRVIPLYQCFTVSRRADAKHKHIIALYTKDEYFAMLAENDAEQEAWYQAISELMNQSKRGFLEQEDHADQQVDEDDEHYGAALRPGTVFKEVWQVNVKPKGLGQTKNLTGVYRLCLSSKAIHLVKLNSEVPSVHLQLMNIRRCGHSENFFFIEVGRSASIGPGELWMQVDDSVVAQNMHETFLDTMKALKAFAEFRPRSKSQSSGGGSGTNPISFITTRRHLGNLPPSQTGLQRRSRTESVAGGTPPTTKSNNSYRFRTSSEGEGTMTRPFRSVTGSLIHLNTARMNLGRQEGSGRYVRAAFSSSYHTRSASLPVSHFPSTTSPISVSSSSGHGSASDMLTRPSSSSVCGSPSDGGFISSDEYGSSPGDFRYFRVRSNTPDSLGNTPPIREENCLSEYMSMNKQQGDDGSRDDYMEAEKCFRKRAYSLTKPTSVAMQQKTTQTTALLDEDSAGNHGRSLYSETPKLKDNHELEYSDTNLDSMCNQSRSKARDDGYMPMMPGVASSLSSTSDYLPMTPKSMSVPKQINNSWSPSQVDSRGYMMMFPKGSSSPVRSPLTGFASKGSNEKIVNNEYMDMSPGNSVPKHPSDSNYIHTTSVSKGFSSYFSLPRSFKALSGQNGDHSEYVPMSSPGKLLYGAPENVKGVSSETLANGISKLPTLKGSDEGLVQNRATRPTRLPLGTRGSNTIPRMYDRTVPPEPASPGEYINIDFNEKASNTPYSLSAEGSPSSLGSSSDHRQSPLSDYMSVDLDVQSPKAAKELSNSLTDISIYASSSIPRNQPNPDYARLSFGAACVSTASNRTDDYTEMTFNMAATPPRPFATESDSAVKMDSPSSIVNRLCIVDRYAGSSSFSVPSSDPPIGPKVIRADPQGRRRHSSETFSSAGTVTTSSSFFTDSSKRHSSASFDNVWLKPDENISDGQENKMSRDTSTGFQNGLNYIALNLRDDPLSCEASTTAPACHLQNGTSGLDSGAYVSIDFSRSDGLKCNARKD, encoded by the exons ATGCACCTCTCCCCCGCCTTGCCTCCCCGCTCC GTGTGTGAGGCGCGGATTGGCTGTCGGGCCGACCGCTCAACACTCCTGCCAATCACGGTCGGCCCCGCCTCTTTCCCCAGCATAGGAAACACCCCTGCACATCGCTGCCAGCCCGGGGCGACCGCCGCCTGCCATTGGTCCGCCGCGTTGTCCGTCCTCCTTAGCCCCGCCTCCCCGGACAGGGCGCAGCGAAGCCCGCCCCTCCTC CTGCTGCGCTCGCTGATTGGCTGGCTGGCGAAGGACTGCCGTTTCCTATTGGCTCTGCCAGTGCCACTCTGGCGCGCGGCCCGGTCGGCTCGCCGCTGCCCCCTCGCTCCGCGCGCCGgg gccccgcccgccgcggccccgccctcCGCGGTGTCACGTGATGTTTTCGCCgcggtgccgccgccgccgcccgtgAGTGCGAGTGGCCGGAGCGACCGGGGGAAGCGCGGA cgggctgggggcacaggaggcaccgCCCGCTTCCCATGCACGGGGCGCTTCTCCGGTGAGCGCGGATTCCCGCTGCCCGCCCTGTGCCCCGTCCCCGGCGGCACCGGACCCTGCGTGGCCCCTAAGATGGCGAGCGGGATGAATGGctcgggcggcggcggcggcggcagcagcgagGAGGAGCCGGGCGCCCGGCACACGGGAGGCGGAGCCGCGCCCCAGCAGGAGCCCGGCGTGCTcggcgcggcggcgggcgaGGGGGAGCCGGCGGCGAGCGAGGGCGGGCGCTGCCCGTCCCCTCAGCCGCaccacctgctgctgctgctgcggcgcTCGCCCAGCGCCTCGCTGTGCACGGCGCCCGAGGCCGCccccgcgccgggccgggccgttCCCTCGGCGGGCCGCGGCGGGCAGCCCCCCCCGGCGGGCCGCGGCGCCGGCGAGGACGTGAGGAAATGCGGGTACCTGCGGAAGCAGAAGCACGGGCACAAGCGTTACTTCGTCCTCCGGGCCGAGAGCCACCTGGCCCCCGCCCGGCTGGAGTACTATGACAGCGAGAAGAAGTTCAAGAGCAGCCtgcgggcggcgggggccggcggggcggccgcgctGTGCTGCCCCCCGCCCAAGCGGGTCATCCCCCTGTACCAGTGCTTCACCGTGAGCCGCCGGGCCGACGCTAAGCACAAGCACATCATCGCCCTGTACACCAAGGATGAGTACTTCGCCATGCTGGCCGAGAACGATGCCGAGCAGGAGGCCTGGTACCAGGCCATCAGCGAGCTCATGAATCAGAGCAAAAGGGGCTTCCTGGAGCAGGAGGACCATGCCGATCAGCAGGTGGACGAGGATGATGAGCACTACGGGGCCGCCCTGAGGCCTGGCACCGTGTTCAAGGAGGTGTGGCAGGTCAACGTGAAGCCCAAAGGCTTGGGACAAACGAAAAACCTCACTGGAGTGTACAGGTTGTGCCTCTCCAGCAAGGCCATCCACCTTGTCAAGCTGAACTCAGAGGTGCCCTCTGTTCACTTGCAGCTCATGAACATTCGCCGCTGTGGACACTCAGAGAACTTCTTCTTCATTGAAGTGGGCAGATCTGCCTCTATTGGTCCTGGAGAGCTCTGGATGCAAGTGGATGATTCGGTTGTTGCCCAAAATATGCACGAGACTTTTCTGGATACCATGAAAGCTCTAAAGGCCTTTGCAGAGTTCAGACCCCGAAGCAAGAGCCAGTCTTCTGGTGGTGGCAGCGGTACCAATCCCATATCCTTCATCACCACCAGAAGGCACTTGGGCAACCTACCCCCCAGCCAGACAGGCTTGCAGAGAAGATCTAGAACTGAGAGTGTTGCTGGAGGCACTCCTCCTACCACCAAAAGCAACAACTCCTATCGCTTCAGAACATCCAGTGAAGGAGAAGGAACCATGACTAGACCTTTTAGGTCAGTGACTGGGAGTCTGATCCACTTGAATACTGCAAGGATGAATTTGGGCCGGCAAGAAGGGAGTGGAAGGTACGTGAGAGCTGCTTTCAGCTCATCTTATCACACCAGGTCTGCTTCGCTGCCTGTTTCTCATTTTCCCTCCACCACAAGTCCCATCAGTGTTTCTTCCAGCAGTGGCCATGGTTCTGCTTCGGACATGCTGACCAGGCCTTCTAGCTCATCTGTTTGTGGTTCCCCAAGTGATGGGGGATTCATCTCTTCTGATGAGtatggctccagccctggagatTTCAGGTACTTTAGGGTGAGGAGTAATACACCAGATTCCCTGGGAAACACACCACCTATCAGAGAGGAGAACTGTCTGAGTGAGTACATGTCCATGAATAAGCAGCAGGGAGATGATGGCTCAAGAGATGATTATATGGAAGCTGAAAAATGCTTCAGGAAAAGAGCTTACTCTCTAACAAAGCCAACTTCCGTGGCAATGCAGCAGAAGACAACACAAACTACAGCTTTGTTGGATGAAGATTCTGCAGGAAATCATGGACGATCACTTTACTCTGAAACACCAAAATTGAAAGATAACCATGAATTGGAGTACAGTGACACTAACCTTGATTCCATGTGTAACCAAAGCAGGAGTAAAGCCAGGGATGATGGGTACATGCCAATGATGCCAGGAGTTGCATCTTCTCTATCCAGCACCAGCGATTATTTGCCAATGACTCCTAAAAGCATGTCTGTTCCAAAACAGATTAACAATTCATGGTCACCATCTCAAGTTGACTCCCGAGGCTATATGATGATGTTTCCAAAGGGCAGCTCTTCACCTGTGCGGAGTCCTTTAACTGGATTTGCTTCTAAAGGAAGTAATGAGAAGATCGTGAACAACGAGTATATGGATATGTCACCTGGCAATTCAGTTCCCAAACACCCCAGTGATTCAAATTATATTCATACCACTTCTGTTTCCAAAGGTTTtagttcatatttttctttgccCCGAAGCTTTAAGGCGTTATCAGGACAAAATGGTGACCACAGTGAATATGTTCCAATGTCTTCACCTGGAAAACTCTTGTATGGTGCACCAGAAAATGTAAAGGGAGTCAGCAGTGAGACTCTGGCTAATGGCATCTCTAAATTGCCGACGTTGAAAGGTTCGGATGAAGGACTTGTGCAGAACAGGGCTACCAGGCCCACACGACTGCCCCTAGGTACGAGAGGGAGTAATACCATCCCCAGAATGTATGATCGTACAGTTCCACCTGAGCCAGCGAGTCCTGGTGAATACATAAATATTGATTTTAATGAAAAGGCGAGTAACACACCATATTCCTTATCTGCAGAAGGATCTCCATCATCTCTAGGCTCAAGTAGTGACCACAGACAGTCACCACTCTCTGATTACATGAGTGTTGACTTGGATGTGCAGTCACCGAAAGCAGCGAAGGAACTGTCGAACTCTCTAACAGATATTTCAATTTATGCAAGTTCCAGTATTCCTAGAAACCAACCAAATCCTGACTATGCCAGGCTTTCATTTGGTGCTGCATGTGTTAGCACGGCAAGTAACAGGACTGATGACTACACTGAGATGACATTCAACATGGCAGCAACACCACCAAGGCCCTTTGCCACTGAATCTGACAGTGCTGTAAAGATGGATAGTCCTTCTTCCATCGTTAATAGACTCTGCATAGTTGATCGATACGCTGGTAGCAGTAGCTTCTCTGTCCCTAGCTCTGACCCTCCTATAGGACCGAAAGTGATCCGAGCTGACCCTCAAGGCAGGAGGAGACACAGTTCTGAAACGTTCTCTTCTGCTGGGACTGTGACGACCTCATCCTCTTTCTTTACTGACAGTAGCAAAAGACACAGCTCTGCCTCATTCGACAACGTTTGGTTAAAACCTGatgaaaacatttctgatggtcaggaaaacaaaatgtccAGGGATACCTCAACTGGATTTCAGAATGGCTTAAACTACATTGCTCTGAATTTACGTGATGACCCTCTAAGCTGTGAGGCGAGTACTACAGCGCCAGCTTGCCATCTCCAAAATGGTACTTCAGGTTTGGACAGTGGCGCTTATGTAAGCATAGATTTCAGCAGATCAGATGGGCTGAAGTGTAACGCGAGAAAAG